In the genome of Deinococcus carri, one region contains:
- a CDS encoding type II toxin-antitoxin system prevent-host-death family antitoxin codes for MSQSRAPWSYAAAQEHLSELLERAADGEPQRIAQPDGSVIVVLATRTSQGVRLVRSTTVSPAHPTGSSEADE; via the coding sequence ATGAGTCAATCCCGTGCTCCCTGGTCCTATGCCGCTGCCCAAGAACACCTCAGCGAACTGCTGGAGCGGGCCGCGGACGGCGAGCCGCAGCGTATCGCGCAGCCCGACGGCAGCGTCATCGTGGTGCTGGCGACCCGCACCTCCCAGGGCGTCAGGCTGGTCCGCAGCACCACCGTCAGCCCCGCCCACCCCACCGGGAGCAGCGAAGCGGACGAGTAA
- a CDS encoding DUF418 domain-containing protein, which translates to MEKYLVAVPSSNDARDRETRRLEVLDVLRGVSLIGIPIINSSSILRLNIDTDLSLSIYKWTELLFRGHFFPIFSMLFGVTAGMLLMRTRQRGQPASRIFLRRLGIMALFGIFHRLLQPGEVLLPYAIFGLLLIPFDYLPLKFVLISSLIFTLLALCTTPILLTPAMFLLGLSLQRAQIFEKSNRIQPTLRWLFPFLTLLAATLTVWTYARGPQADALLPVAGFAFDLNTLTGLVGAGALTTGVWFLVRNYKHLPAYLRPLSFLGRMSLSNYILQTLVFALLGWLGWREGPFWLIIPACLIAYAFNFIFSKLWLKHHQSGPLEWLWRWGTTGKRPENI; encoded by the coding sequence ATGGAAAAATATTTAGTGGCTGTTCCGAGCAGCAACGATGCTCGTGACAGGGAAACTCGCCGCTTGGAAGTTCTGGACGTCCTTAGGGGAGTCTCCCTGATTGGGATACCTATTATTAATTCCTCTTCTATCTTGCGGCTGAACATCGATACAGACCTTAGTCTTTCCATCTATAAATGGACGGAGTTGCTTTTTCGTGGTCACTTTTTCCCAATTTTCTCGATGCTCTTTGGAGTGACAGCCGGAATGCTGCTAATGCGAACACGTCAGCGCGGACAGCCTGCTTCGCGAATTTTTCTACGACGCCTAGGGATAATGGCACTCTTTGGCATTTTTCATCGCCTACTTCAGCCAGGGGAGGTCCTCCTTCCTTACGCTATCTTTGGTCTGCTACTAATTCCTTTTGATTACCTACCCCTAAAGTTCGTTCTGATTTCATCTCTAATATTCACACTGCTCGCCTTGTGTACCACTCCAATTCTACTAACACCCGCTATGTTTTTACTCGGCTTATCCTTGCAGCGTGCGCAAATATTTGAGAAGTCCAATCGTATTCAGCCTACCTTACGCTGGTTATTTCCATTTCTGACTCTATTAGCCGCAACGCTGACAGTTTGGACTTACGCTCGTGGTCCGCAGGCGGATGCCCTCTTACCTGTGGCTGGGTTCGCCTTCGATCTTAATACCCTCACGGGTCTGGTAGGAGCTGGTGCCCTCACGACTGGCGTATGGTTTCTGGTAAGGAACTACAAACACTTGCCAGCCTATCTACGCCCACTATCCTTTCTCGGGCGCATGAGTCTGAGTAATTATATTCTGCAAACCCTTGTCTTTGCCTTGCTGGGGTGGCTTGGATGGAGGGAGGGTCCATTCTGGCTTATCATCCCGGCCTGCCTAATAGCTTATGCCTTCAACTTCATCTTTAGTAAGTTATGGTTGAAGCATCACCAGAGTGGGCCTTTAGAATGGTTATGGCGTTGGGGTACTACGGGAAAACGCCCAGAAAACATCTGA
- a CDS encoding biotin transporter BioY, producing the protein MTQATHPTLARTLAPTPSLARDLLLVLGGAALVALVAQVEIPLKPVPVTLQTLAVLLVGAALGWKRGAASLTTYLLAGAAGLPVFAGGSAGLAKFAGPTGGYLLSYIFAAALVGWLVQRYALDRKPLGAALAMLVASVVIYAFGLTWLGAVTGLKGQALLNAGLTPFLLGDSLKIGLAALLLPGAWAWVGRR; encoded by the coding sequence ATGACGCAAGCCACCCACCCCACCCTCGCCCGCACGCTGGCCCCCACACCCAGCCTCGCCCGTGACCTGCTGCTCGTTCTGGGCGGCGCGGCCTTGGTGGCCCTGGTCGCCCAGGTCGAGATTCCGCTGAAGCCCGTGCCCGTCACCCTCCAGACACTCGCGGTGCTGCTGGTCGGCGCGGCGCTGGGCTGGAAGCGCGGCGCGGCGAGCCTGACCACCTACCTGCTGGCGGGCGCGGCGGGCCTGCCGGTCTTCGCGGGCGGCAGCGCGGGCCTCGCCAAGTTCGCGGGGCCGACGGGCGGTTACCTCCTCAGCTACATCTTCGCCGCCGCCCTGGTCGGCTGGCTGGTGCAGCGGTACGCGCTGGACCGCAAGCCCCTGGGAGCCGCCCTCGCCATGCTGGTCGCCAGCGTAGTCATCTACGCCTTCGGTCTGACCTGGCTGGGGGCCGTGACCGGCCTGAAGGGGCAGGCACTCCTGAACGCGGGCCTGACGCCCTTCCTGCTGGGGGACAGCCTGAAAATCGGGCTGGCGGCGCTGCTGCTGCCGGGGGCGTGGGCTTGGGTGGGGCGGCGGTAA
- a CDS encoding biotin--[acetyl-CoA-carboxylase] ligase, with amino-acid sequence MPARLMPLLTDRPQTGDALGARLGVNRVTVNTLARRLAEEGVPVTVSRGGYALAAGTPAPQLVPLTGAFGQAMRYLGTVGSTQDEARAWADDPDRPAPHGAVVVAERQTAGRGRRGRTWDTTHGTLVFSVLLHGPLPLPDLGRMPLAAGVALQAACAGLDVGSGLKWPNDLLAPDSRKLAGILLEADLRGEEARRAVLGIGVNVSAAPPGAAHLGEFAPGLTRADLLARILAELEHWLAAPPDAVLEAWRAANITLGREVRVTTAGGELSGMALDLDPQGSLLVRTSAGTTVTVHAGDVQLVGTLAPSLPIRESTPQENL; translated from the coding sequence GTGCCTGCCCGTCTGATGCCCCTCCTGACCGACCGGCCCCAGACCGGGGATGCCCTCGGCGCGCGGCTGGGCGTGAACCGGGTGACGGTGAACACCCTCGCGCGGCGGCTGGCGGAGGAGGGCGTGCCCGTGACCGTCTCGCGCGGGGGGTACGCGCTGGCGGCAGGCACACCGGCCCCGCAACTCGTGCCGCTCACGGGGGCCTTCGGGCAGGCCATGCGCTACCTCGGCACCGTGGGCAGCACCCAGGACGAGGCCCGCGCCTGGGCCGACGACCCGGACCGGCCCGCCCCACACGGTGCGGTGGTGGTCGCGGAACGCCAGACCGCCGGACGCGGACGCCGGGGCCGCACCTGGGACACCACCCACGGAACCCTGGTCTTCAGCGTGCTGCTGCACGGGCCGCTGCCCCTGCCCGACCTGGGCCGGATGCCGCTGGCGGCGGGGGTGGCCCTGCAAGCCGCCTGCGCCGGCCTTGATGTGGGGAGCGGCCTGAAGTGGCCCAACGACCTCCTGGCCCCGGATAGCCGCAAGCTCGCGGGCATCCTCCTCGAGGCCGACCTGCGCGGCGAGGAGGCGCGGCGGGCGGTGCTGGGCATCGGCGTGAATGTCAGCGCCGCGCCGCCAGGGGCCGCCCACCTGGGCGAGTTCGCGCCTGGCCTCACCCGCGCGGACCTCCTCGCCCGGATTCTGGCCGAGCTGGAGCATTGGCTGGCCGCGCCGCCCGACGCCGTGCTGGAGGCGTGGCGGGCGGCCAACATCACCCTCGGGCGCGAGGTGCGCGTGACCACGGCGGGCGGGGAACTGAGCGGCATGGCGCTGGACCTCGACCCCCAGGGCAGCCTCCTCGTCCGTACCTCTGCGGGCACCACCGTCACCGTCCACGCGGGTGACGTTCAACTTGTCGGCACCCTCGCCCCCTCACTCCCCATCCGGGAAAGCACCCCCCAGGAGAACCTATGA
- a CDS encoding transcriptional repressor, giving the protein MTMVRQTRQRQAVIEVLRASREHPDAAWIHGQVREALPSVSLGTVYRTLDALVRDGVVVTIERAGQATRYDYRRAGEDHHHAVCRGCGAIFDVDAGAVPSIPAAALPAGFQVTEVRLEFMGVCPGCVAQAEREN; this is encoded by the coding sequence ATGACGATGGTGCGGCAAACCCGGCAGAGGCAAGCCGTGATCGAGGTGCTGCGCGCGTCGCGGGAACATCCGGACGCCGCCTGGATTCATGGTCAGGTGCGCGAGGCCCTGCCCAGCGTGAGCCTGGGCACCGTCTACCGCACCCTGGACGCCCTGGTGCGTGACGGCGTGGTGGTCACGATTGAGCGCGCCGGGCAGGCCACCCGCTACGACTACCGGCGCGCGGGCGAGGACCATCACCACGCGGTCTGCCGGGGGTGCGGTGCCATCTTCGACGTGGACGCGGGCGCGGTGCCGAGCATCCCGGCGGCGGCGCTGCCGGCGGGCTTTCAGGTCACGGAAGTGCGGCTGGAGTTCATGGGCGTCTGCCCCGGCTGCGTGGCCCAGGCCGAACGCGAGAACTGA
- a CDS encoding recombinase family protein, whose protein sequence is MTTTLAVGGIRVSTDQQQDRYGPERQRADILREAQRAGLNITEWVEESVSGADDDRSFENNYFRMARTHPGLHVIWSHPNRVGRHVEVTVGIARRLHRLGATVHIAGIGSLRDRRNWKEFLRDAVDAENDYSNIIYNLGKGKFDKARRNLWPEGRQPYGYRLLRDERGQSTTLEPRVEHHAVYTRAQDLCLEGMGCDTIANLFNQEKLPAPREHGKARKSPGWSANPIRRMLRNPRYLGSLVYRSPDGEQTTVTYPALTTLERYQAVCAALEGRRTQRRPRSPFPALFGGHLRCAECGSSMMVQVSRNRDGVPNWARYTCRHHNMRSMRMAREQPLCSHTVRHRVSEFDELAWDTVVASMSDPGVLSQMLTSKLPDVPNHQARIDEIDAEMANILDLVVKYGLPDSAARLRLDPLKAERARLAGEMQVQPPALTQDAEAMAAAFAQHLRRFQTLAERRAALKRWQVCLFLHNGGLVSMKLAVGE, encoded by the coding sequence ATGACAACCACTCTCGCCGTGGGCGGCATTCGCGTGAGCACTGACCAGCAGCAGGATCGTTACGGACCTGAGAGGCAGCGCGCGGACATCCTGCGAGAGGCGCAGCGCGCCGGGCTGAACATCACCGAGTGGGTTGAGGAGTCAGTCAGCGGTGCAGATGATGACCGGAGTTTCGAGAACAATTACTTCCGGATGGCCCGCACACATCCAGGCCTGCACGTGATTTGGAGTCACCCGAACCGCGTCGGCCGACATGTCGAAGTGACCGTGGGAATCGCGCGGCGATTGCACCGGCTTGGGGCGACCGTTCATATTGCCGGCATCGGTTCTTTAAGAGACAGGCGCAATTGGAAAGAATTCCTACGTGATGCTGTAGACGCGGAAAATGATTATTCGAATATCATTTACAACCTCGGCAAGGGCAAATTCGATAAGGCGCGTCGCAACCTTTGGCCGGAGGGACGGCAGCCGTACGGTTACCGCCTGCTGCGGGATGAGCGGGGCCAGAGCACTACGCTGGAGCCTCGCGTCGAGCATCATGCGGTGTACACCCGTGCACAGGACCTGTGCCTGGAGGGGATGGGGTGCGACACGATTGCCAATCTGTTCAATCAAGAGAAGCTCCCGGCACCACGTGAACATGGAAAAGCCCGGAAGTCGCCCGGCTGGTCTGCCAATCCGATTCGGCGGATGCTCCGGAACCCGCGCTACCTGGGCAGCCTGGTCTACCGGAGTCCAGACGGCGAGCAGACCACGGTAACCTATCCGGCTCTGACAACGCTGGAGCGATACCAGGCGGTGTGCGCTGCACTCGAAGGCCGACGAACACAGCGCCGCCCCCGCTCGCCCTTCCCTGCCTTGTTCGGGGGGCATCTGAGGTGCGCCGAGTGTGGCAGCAGCATGATGGTCCAGGTGTCGCGCAACCGCGACGGCGTTCCGAATTGGGCGCGCTACACCTGTCGCCACCACAACATGCGCAGCATGCGTATGGCGCGGGAGCAGCCGCTGTGTAGCCACACTGTGCGGCACCGCGTGTCCGAGTTCGACGAGCTGGCCTGGGACACGGTCGTCGCCAGCATGAGCGACCCTGGGGTGCTGAGCCAGATGCTGACCTCCAAACTGCCAGATGTCCCCAACCATCAGGCCAGAATTGACGAGATCGACGCGGAGATGGCAAACATCCTGGACCTGGTTGTGAAGTATGGGCTGCCCGACAGTGCCGCGCGCCTTCGCCTCGACCCCCTCAAAGCCGAGCGGGCGCGGTTGGCGGGGGAGATGCAGGTGCAGCCACCGGCGCTCACGCAGGACGCGGAGGCGATGGCCGCCGCCTTCGCACAGCACCTTCGGCGGTTTCAGACGCTGGCCGAGCGACGTGCGGCCTTGAAGCGGTGGCAGGTGTGCCTGTTCCTCCATAACGGCGGCCTCGTCAGCATGAAACTCGCCGTCGGGGAGTAA